In Corylus avellana chromosome ca2, CavTom2PMs-1.0, the following proteins share a genomic window:
- the LOC132169952 gene encoding disease resistance RPP13-like protein 4 encodes MSSSDQSSGAVSVAESKDLVISDVAESLKQAKEFLSRNRPVNINSGNNNGDSGNDGSSHTSQDDYQRMENQAEKLSKDLIYIGESFKSLKGFEDIAIGLLEKLKLHSSDALGTSVPNVSSRPKQLRAKLRAIDKIVMELKLRIPLPYKLSSDKSDAHRYTRGGTEFDDLDVIDDLPVLHVDMGFRNSLAFQDFQSVYESLESTTKLCLLCFALIPENEIVKKRFMTYWWVGEGFVRPEVDDGTLEERRSVEEVADGIFKELAKKHCIEPVNEKHRLVVDSYKMNPCIRSVVIVLAKEAGLFDFDNEKWNPTTNFKTSHRAYLVNGFSQELVKFFNESATEKRGAELDLEKLQTIFNVNEPYPDFFKSEWFSKLKNVKVLYLGRWQTSAKHHIEVESVEFLKGLKNMKLLRFLSLQGISRITKLPDSVCKLLNLRILDLRACHTLEELPDGIGSLENLTHLDISECYLLEYIPKKIKFLSKLRVLKGFVIGDR; translated from the coding sequence ATGTCTTCGTCCGATCAGTCTTCTGGCGCAGTTTCCGTTGCGGAGTCAAAGGATTTGGTTATATCCGACGTTGCCGAGAGCCTCAAACAAGCCAAGGAATTCCTCTCCCGAAACCGACCTGTCAACATCAACAGTGGCAACAACAACGGAGACAGCGGCAACGACGGAAGCAGCCACACTAGCCAGGACGACTATCAGAGAATGGAAAATCAAGCGGAGAAGTTAAGTAAAGATCTGATTTACATAGGAGAATCCTTCAAGAGTCTCAAGGGCTTCGAGGACATAGCAATTGGCCTCCTCGAAAAACTTAAACTACACAGCTCCGACGCTTTGGGAACTAGTGTACCCAATGTTTCCTCACGACCCAAGCAGCTCCGAGCCAAGCTTCGCGCGATCGACAAGATTGTGATGGAGTTGAAGCTCCGGATCCCGCTACCCTATAAGCTGTCCTCCGATAAATCCGACGCCCATCGGTACACACGGGGTGGCACCGAGTTTGATGACTTGGACGTGATTGATGATTTGCCTGTCTTACATGTTGACATGGGATTTCGGAATAGCTTGGCTTTCCAAGATTTTCAGTCAGTATATGAGAGTCTTGAGTCCACAACAAAGCTGTGCTTGCTGTGTTTTGCTTTAATCCCGGAAAATGAGATTGTGAAGAAGAGGTTTATGACCTATTGGTGGGTTGGAGAAGGCTTTGTTAGACCAGAGGTTGATGATGGAACCTTGGAAGAACGGCGGTCGGTTGAGGAAGTTGCTGATGGAATCTTCAAAGAGCTGGCGAAGAAGCATTGCATTGAGCCCGTTAATGAGAAGCACAGGTTAGTCGTGGACAGTTACAAGATGAATCCTTGTATTCGTTCGGTGGTGATTGTACTTGCCAAAGAAGCTgggttatttgattttgataacGAAAAATGGAATCCCACTACCAATTTTAAGACATCTCACCGGGCGTATTTAGTCAATGGATTTTCTCAGGAGTTGGTGAAATTTTTCAACGAATCGGCTACAGAGAAACGTGGCGCCGAATTGGATCTAGAGAAACTGCAAACAATATTCAATGTCAATGAGCCGTATCCTGACTTTTTCAAGTCGGAGTGGTTCTCAAAGTTGAAGAATGTCAAGGTTCTTTATCTGGGAAGGTGGCAGACCTCAGCTAAGCATCATATTGAAGTAGAGAGCGTTGAATTCTTGAAagggttgaaaaatatgaaacttttAAGGTTTTTAAGCCTTCAAGGAATTTCCAGAATTACCAAGCTTCCTGATTCTGTCTGTAAGCTCTTAAATTTGAGGATCTTGGATCTTAGAGCTTGTCACACTCTAGAGGAGCTTCCAGATGGAATAGGCTCACTCGAGAATCTGACGCACTTGGATATATCCGAGTGTTACTTGCTAGAGTACATTCCCAAAAAGATTAAGTTTCTCTCAAAACTCCGAGTCCTTAAAGGGTTTGTAATTGGTGACCGTTGA
- the LOC132172041 gene encoding uncharacterized protein LOC132172041: MSFLSGTTKFYDKWNVRGFVLFSLLLQTILILFAPFRKRTGRGFVILLIWLAYLVADWAANFSVGLISNSQKDIRQNREQPNYDQHAAELAADHADILAFWAPFLLLHLGGPDTITAFALEDNALWLRHLVGLISQVSAAFLVFNQSFPKNKLWIPTVLLFVAGIIKYVERTYALFLANLDKFRKSKLKEADSGPNYAKIMEEYASKKEAKLPTQIELIPEPNKESKIARYAAVDEGPLDDDVKAVKHAYRFFKIFNGLIVDLIFSFRERDESRMFFEKRTPGDAFKVLAIELNFIYEVLYTKVVVVHSYRGYSVRFISWCAVVIALSLFYTIDKNGFRKVDVGITYTLLFGAIALDTIALLMLAFSDWTAASIQNSPKRNFCIEAIKRWFLSLLGYYLRLKRINWGKNRPSCFGRARQILFRRWSESLNQFNLIHYCLKDGTKKNRGRFASFFRKCFSLLNLKDFYDTIAYVSKKPFEENLWEFIFVQLKKKSELADEPETAKRICSARGEWVLQNNDWTTEGSSKLMHYIVDVDFDQSLILWHIATDLCYHTQTIDESSDEDTSNRREFCKILSDYMLYLLIMQPTMMSAVAGIGEIRFRDTCAEAIEFFTRKELKGEKIIQVQEQACKMILDVNTDVDPVAVKGDRSKSVLFDACILAKELRKLEYKKRWGVMSEMWVELLSYAASHCRANTHAALLSKGGELTTFVWLLMAHFGLGSQFQINEGHARAKLIVGK; this comes from the coding sequence ATGTCCTTCCTTAGCGGAACCACGAAGTTCTATGATAAATGGAACGTCCGGGGTTTCGTTCTGTTTAGTCTGTTACTACAGACCATTCTAATTCTGTTTGCACCATTCAGAAAGCGAACAGGACGTGGGTTTGTAATCTTGTTGATTTGGTTAGCTTACTTGGTGGCCGATTGGGCTGCTAACTTTTCAGTGGGACTTATTTCCAACAGTCAAAAAGATATTCGTCAAAATCGTGAGCAACCTAATTATGATCAGCATGCTGCTGAGCTTGCTGCTGATCATGCTGACATTCTGGCATTTTGGGCTCCATTTCTTTTGTTACACCTTGGTGGTCCAGATACCATAACTGCTTTTGCTCTGGAGGATAATGCCCTCTGGCTGAGGCACTTGGTTGGACTCATAAGCCAGGTTTCTGCTGCTTTCCTTGTCTTCAATCAATCCTTTCCCAAAAACAAGTTATGGATACCTACTGTCCTTCTGTTTGTCGCTGGAATCATCAAGTATGTTGAGCGAACGTATGCTTTATTTCTTGCAAATCTGGATAAATTCCGGAAATCGAAGCTTAAAGAAGCTGACTCAGGGCCAAACTATGCAAAGATCATGGAGGAATATGCTTCGAAGAAAGAGGCCAAACTCCCAACTCAGATAGAGTTGATACCAGAACCTAATAAAGAGTCCAAAATTGCACGTTATGCGGCAGTAGATGAAGGCCCACTGGATGATGATGTTAAGGCGGTGAAACATGCTTATCGCTTCTTCAAAATCTTCAATGGTCTCATCGTGGATCTCATCTTTAGTTTCCGTGAGCGTGACGAGAGCCGAATGTTTTTCGAAAAGAGAACCCCGGGAGATGCCTTTAAAGTGCTAGCGATTGAACTCAACTTCATCTATGAAGTTCTCTATACCAAGGTTGTCGTGGTGCATTCATATCGTGGATACAGTGTCCGATTTATATCCTGGTGTGCCGTTGTCATAGCTCTTTCACTCTTCTATACAATAGATAAGAATGGCTTTCGAAAGGTTGATGTTGGAATTACCTATACCTTGCTCTTTGGTGCCATAGCCTTGGATACAATTGCTCTCCTTATGTTGGCTTTCTCTGATTGGACTGCTGCTTCCATCCAGAACTCACCCAAGCGAAATTTCTGCATAGAAGCTATTAAGAGATGGTTCCTTTCTCTCCTCGGATACTATCTCAGGCTCAAGAGGATAAACTGGGGGAAAAATAGACCAAGTTGCTTTGGACGGGCTAGACAAATCCTATTTCGGAGGTGGTCTGAATCTCTAAATCAATTCAACTTGATACATTATTGTCTGAAGGATGGTACAAAAAAGAATCGTGGTCGCTTTGCTAGTTTTTTTCGTAAGTGTTTTTCTCTCTTAAACTTGAAGGATTTCTATGATACGATTGCATATGTGTCCAAGAAACCATTTGAAGAAAACCTATGGGAATTCATCTTTGTTCAGCTAAAAAAGAAATCCGAGCTCGCAGATGAACCTGAAACTGCGAAGAGAATATGTTCAGCCCGAGGAGAATGGgttctacaaaataatgattggaCTACGGAGGGTAGCAGCAAGTTGATGCATTATATTGTGGACGTTGATTTTGATCAGAGTCTTATATTATGGCATATTGCTACAGATCTCTGCTATCATACCCAAACAATCGATGAGAGTAGTGATGAAGACACTAGTAATCGTCGTGAATTTTGTAAAATCCTTTCGGATTATATGTTGTATCTTCTAATTATGCAGCCTACTATGATGTCTGCTGTAGCAGGTATTGGCGAAATAAGATTCCGCGATACATGTGCCGAGGCCATAGAATTCTTTACCAGAAAGGaattaaaaggagaaaaaataatacaagtacAAGAACAGGCATGTAAAATGATCCTTGACGTAAATACTGATGTGGATCCTGTTGCTGTGAAGGGAGACAGAAGCAAATCTGTGTTGTTCGATGCTTGTATTCTCGCAAAAGAGCTAAGAAAGTTGGAGTACAAAAAGAGATGGGGTGTAATGAGTGAAATGTGGGTGGAATTGTTGTCTTATGCTGCCAGCCATTGCAGGGCCAATACTCATGCTGCTCTACTAAGCAAAGGAGGAGAGCTTACCACATTTGTTTGGTTATTAATGGCTCATTTTGGCTTAGGGAGTCAGTTCCAAATAAATGAGGGCCATGCGAGAGCAAAATTGATTGTGGGTAAGTAA
- the LOC132170858 gene encoding uncharacterized protein LOC132170858 has protein sequence MTPTTTSSKKRGDKKKQDKGVAQSIAEAKSPKKSEDKKKQGESVAQPISATTTSPKNGGNNQKQDKGAAQPSTATITTPKNRGGNKNQDQGVAEPMAGSTMNSENRRDNKKKDKGAGRLVKNFSRAFTFNKREQGPTDLQGFKKLKKLDLKCYPEKKAPSWLLPAKLPILEKLYIRGGELQNLSPGQENKEWNVEVLRLRFLSDLKMDWKELQSSFPHLNYLEKYKCPKLTFFPCNENGIRLTPRPR, from the coding sequence ATGACACCAACCACCACAAGTTCAAAGAAGAGGGGAGATAAGAAAAAGCAAGACAAGGGTGTGGCACAATCAATTGCAGAAGCCAAGAGTCCAAAGAAGAGTGAAGATAAAAAAAAGCAAGGCGAGAGTGTGGCACAACCAATTTCAGCAACTACCACGAGTCCTAAGAACGGTGGAAATAACCAAAAGCAAGACAAGGGTGCGGCACAACCATCGACTGCAACCATCACAACTCCAAAGAACCGTGGGGGTAACAAAAATCAAGACCAGGGTGTAGCGGAACCAATGGCAGGAAGCACCATGAATTCAGAGAATCGTCGAGATAACAAAAAGAAGGACAAGGGAGCAGGAAGATTGGTTAAGAATTTTTCTAGAGCATTCACCTTTAACAAACGAGAGCAGGGTCCCACAGATCTGCAAGGTTTTAAGAAACTAAAGAAACTGGATCTCAAGTGTTACCCTGAGAAGAAAGCACCCAGTTGGTTGCTGCCTGCAAAACTTCCGATACTAGAGAAACTCTACATCAGAGGAGGAGAACTCCAAAATCTAAGCCCAGGTCAGGAGAATAAGGAGTGGAATGTTGAGGTACTACGTCTGAGGTTCTTGAGTGACTTAAAGATGGATTGGAAAGAACTCCAGTCATCTTTTCCACACTTGAATTACTTGGAGAAATACAAATGCCCTAAACTCACTTTCTTTCCATGTAATGAGAATGGAATCAGGCTGACGCCAAGACCTCGATAA